TTACTCTTAACAAATAGTGTAACGGGTTCAATTTTGAAAATGCAACAGGATCTGTTGCATCAGGTGGTGGCACTGTCGTTTTTTATTCCCTTACTGACGGGAACAGGAGGCAATGTGGGGGCACAATCTTCTACCGTTGTGATTCGGGGGATGAATACCGATGAAATCCGGGCAATGGGGCCATTACAAGTGATTATGCGCGAGGGATTAGCGGGAGCATTATTAGGTACAATCTTAGGAATTTTAGCTACAATTTGGGCCAATACATTTGTTGTACAAGGGAATTTACCCGTTGCTGTGGCGGTGGGGGTTAGTTTAGTCGCGATTTCCATCTTAGCTTCGGTAGCGGGTTCCTCTTTGCCCTTTTTATTCCGTTCATTAGGATTAGATCCGGCTTTAATGTCAGCACCGTTTATTACAACGGCTGTTGATGTTTTAGGGGTGTTAATTTATTTTAATTTAGCTCGATTGATTTTGCAAATTTAGAGGAGGTGATTATCGGGATTGTTACTTTTAAAGCAGCGTCCACGATTCTCCTTCTCCACCGGAAACCTTTATTTAACTTCACTTGAGATTATTAATATGCTGAATCATAAACGATGGCCTGAATTCGTAGAATTAATTTTGATTATTGCTGCAATTATTGGTTCTTTTAGTCTTCTCAACGGACAACCCATAACTTATGCAGTGATTCCGGGATCTTTAGCTTTAGGATTGAATTGGCTTAATCGTCAATTATTAGCCCAACAAACTCGGAAAAGTGCTACCAATACAAAAAGCTTAGTTCAGCAACATCAAGCAGATTTAGATCAATTAATGGATCAATTAAAAAACACAATCAATACTTTAAATATTTCTTCAGGGCTGGCCTTTACTCCGAATCCTCAATTAGCTCAGGAATTACAATCTTTAATGATCGTGATTCAAAATCTATTAGAACGTCAAAATTTATTAGAAAAAACCTTAACAATGATGCAATCTGAGTTAGAAGTGATTGTCCAAACGTTCCAAAAACGGCCTGAATTGGAACAAATCAATAGCTTAACTCATGTTATTGTCGATCTTCAACAATTTATTAATCAATTACCTCAATGGGGAAATTTACAACAACATCAAATGAATGAACTGCATCAAAAGGTTGAACAATCTCTACAACAACTTTCCGTAGAACTCGCTAAAATTCCCCAGCAAGTTGAACAGGAAGTTAAGCGACAAGTCAATTCATAACAAGAGTCAAAAGTCAAGAGTCTAGGTTTGCTGCATTATTAAATGGTTCAGTATCCTTTGTCTTTTCCCTTCTAATTATATTAGATCAAAAAACAAGGGAACCCGCAGAGATCTATTAACAGTCCGTGGATACACCAGTTGCCATATCTCTCCTCTGGGCTGTTGGCTGTTTTGTTTGCTGATCTGAACTCAGCAGACCCTAAATAGACTGGTCTTGACATCAAGTGACGAGGATTCTAAAGACTCCAACTGTTAAAGGGGATCTCAAATCAATTTTCTTGGCATTCCATCCAAAGAAGCGGCTGTTTCAAGCGATAAGATCTCCGTACCTCTTTAAATATACATCCGTATATTTACGGATGTATACTGTAAGTATACGGATGTACTTATCTAAACTCTCGAATCAATTCTGGGTGGTGTAAGTATTGCCAGGGAATTAAAGACTTCTGAGTTAACTCTTGAAAATACCTAAAACCCTAACACTGTAAGGAGTTTAAAGTCAGACATAATTAATATTGAGAGTAAAAAATTACTATAACAAGTTGTATTTTTACTGAATATTAACTGATCTCGGACAACAATTTTACCCTGATCCTAATCAAAGTATTGATGTTCGATCAATTTTATTGACCGTAATTTCTCTTATGTTTAATCAAAATATCCGTAATTGTACCAAAATGAACTTTACATTATTACATAATGCAATAAAAACCTTTTGAAAAAAACAAAATAAGCTTTACATTATTTAACAAAAAACTTTTGAAAAAGTGTTGACAAATTTAAAAAACAATTGGTATGATTCAAAGTGTCAGGGAGAGGTGAAAGACTTCTTAACCCTAGACAAAACAAACAACAATGAGTAATAAAGGTACAAAACCATGGCTGTCGAAAAAACCAATTCTTCCTCTAGTTTAGCTGAAGTTATTGATCGCATTCTTGACAAAGGGATCGTTATTGATGCTTGGGCTCGTGTCTCTCTTGTGGGAATTGAACTGTTAGCAATTGAAGCCCGCGTCGTTATCGCTTCTGTTGAAACCTACCTGAAATATGCTGAAGCTGTTGGTCTGACTCAATCCGCTGCGGTTCCTGCCTAAGATTAATAATAGATTTTTCAATCTTCTGATTGAGGAATCTTCAAGTTCTGAACAATTGTCTGCTTTTCTTTTATCCCCTAACCTTCGTAAAGACTCCATAGGATGAGGGAGCGGGAAAAGCAGGTATTTGTACTGTTTAACCCCAGTCAGTCGCTGTCAATATTCGGCTGATGAGTGGGGTTAGTCATGATTTAGTGTTATTGAGGAAAACCCCATGACTGCTCTCATGGAAAAATTCCGACAGGAGCGTTTATCAATTGCAGAAGAAGTGGCTGAACTCTGCCAAGAGACTCAAGCTTTTCTGTCGGCTACCCAAGTTAAAAGACAACAACAAGCTGAAGAGCAAGCGATTTCCCTAAGTCAATTTCACAAAAAATTGAAACAAGAAAATCGAGTGTTTTTAACAGCTATCCACAAAGAACGTCTGTCCCAAGCCAAGAAACAAGCGATTTCCCTAAGTCAATTTCACAAAAAATTGAAACAAGAAAATCGAGTGTTTTTAACAGCTATCCAAAAAGAACGTCTAGCTCAAGCGAAGCAGCAAAAACAAGATTTGCGCCAATTTCGTAAAGAGTTGTCTATCTATGTTTTTGGAAAATAATTCTCCTGGTTCGTTTTAACCAAGCTCAAAGACTAGGATAAAAAAACCCCTCTAGTCGCTTTTTGTCGAGCTAAACTAGAGGGTTATCATTAAAATACAACAACGAGTTTTAGGTTTTTAACCTAGTATGACTAATCCTACTTCTTTTGAGATCCCAAACTCATGGTAGAAGTAGAACTCCTGTCCTAACGGATACAGGATTCCTGCAAACTAAGGGCTAGTTACCTTTTACCCTTAGCAGGCAATAACGGTTAGTCTTACCGCTAACAGATTTGCACGAATTGTAGCTTTGGTAACTATATATAACTGTATTTACAGAATAGCACATTTGTTTGCAATTTGTCAACTTTCTTCATCAAGCTTCTCAGAAAATTTATTGACGTTTACTAGATTTCAACCATGACAGTTGCTGAACCTCAAACAAGAAGATCTGTCCTCCGCGTTCGCCCTGGTCAATTTGTTGTTACACCTTCAATTCATCAAATTACAACCCGGGCTTTACGTTACCTGCACTCTGGTTTTTCCATTCATCTGCGTGGCCCAGCCGGAACCGGAAAAACCACACTAGCCATGCACCTAGCCAATTGTTTAGCTAGACCCGTAATGCTGATTTTTGGAGATGATGACTTCACCAGTTCCGATTTAATTGGCAGTCAGTCAGGTTATACCCACAAAAAACTGATGGATAACTATATCCACAGCGTTCTCAAAGTTGAGGACGAACTCAAACATAATTGGGTGGATTCTCGACTGACGATGGCCTGTCGAGAAGGATTTACCTTAGTTTATGATGAATTTAACCGTTCTCGACCCGAAGTCAACAACGTTTTACTCTCCGCCTTAGAAGAAAAAATTCTGACCCTGCCGCCCACTAGCAATCAACCCGATTACCTGCAAGTCCATTCTCAGTTTCGGGCAATTTTTACCTCTAACCCGGAAGAATATTGTGGGGTTCATGCTACCCAAGATGCCTTAATGGATCGGTTGGTAACCATTAATATGCCAGAACCGGATGAACTAACTCAGACTGAAATTCTCGCCCAAAAAACAGGTATTCGTCGAGAAGATGCGTTATTTATTGTCAACCTCGTCAAAACTTTCCGTCTGAAAACTACGGCTGAAAAAACATCAGGTTTGCGCTCTTGTTTAATGATTGCCAAAGTCTGCGCCGAACACGAGATTGTTGCCACCCCCAATCACGCAGATTTCCGCGATATTTGTGCAGATGTTCTCTTATCACGGACTAATTTACCCATCGATCAATCGACAACTATTTTATGGGAAATTCTCAACGAGAATTCAACAGAATCCTTACCTGTCGTAGAGGAAACGGATAGTCCAAATGCCAGTGCGTTACCTCCTGATGCTTTAAAGGAACATGAACAGAAAATTTATCATTATTTGCAGCAAACCCACAAAGCCAGCTTTCATGAAATTTACAAGACTTTAAACCTCAAGCAAAATCAAGCGGAAAAAGCTATTCGTTCTTTACTGCAAAAGAAATTGTTGAAGCAACAAGACCAGTTTTATATTCTTTTTGAGTGAAACCAACCGTGACTTCCTCTACTTTTGCTCCCCCCATCAAAAGCCACTCAAATAGCTCCATAACAACGGCTACTCAAGGTTCTAGTTTAGCGGATATCCTTGAACGAGTTTTAGATAAAGGAATTGTGATTGCGGGCGATATTTCTGTGGCGATCGCTTCTACTGAACTTCTACATATCCGCATTCGTCTATTAATTGCCTCTGTTGATAAAGCACGGGAGATTGGAATTAATTGGTGGGAAAGTGACCCCTATCTTAATAGTCAATCTCAAGCTTTATTAACAGAAAATAAAGAACTTTCACAGCGACTCCAGAGCTTAGAAGCTGAACTTAAAGCCTTAAAATCCTTAACCCAATCGAGTGCAATAGAAAGCCATGATACCAGTCCGAACGATGAAGAACATTCCGAAAAGCCAAACAATTCTTTGCTTAAGTCCAAACAAGTTAGGGGGTAGTTTGCCTCATTTAAACTTAGATAAAATTTCAAGTTTGCGAACTTCCAGGCTTGAGCTTCGTCGCCAAAAACCTATTTACTAACTGCGATTATGGCACTTGTTTGCACACCTTGTGATACTGCCGATGAGATCTTACCGACTTCTGAAACAACTCATAGTAAAGGGGGTTTAGCACCTTTACTGTTAACGGTGGTAGAACTGGTACGTCAACTGTTAGAAGCTCAAATCATTCGCCGCATGGAAGAAGGCAGAATTCTCAGCGAGGCTGATTTAGATAGAGCCGCAGAAAGTTTGCAAAAATTACAAGAGCAAATTCTCCATTTGTGTGCAATTTTTGAAGTCGATCCGAAAGATTTGAATATCAATCTTGGAGAATTTGGTACGCTTTTACCCTCCCCAGGAAGCTATTACCCTGGAGAATATAGCGCCAGTCCTTCTATATTAGAATTGGTTGACCGACTTTTAAATACTGGAGTTGTTGTAGAAGGAAATGTCGATTTAGGTTTAGCCAAACTTGATTTAATTCATCTAAAGCTTCGTTTAGTGCTAACTTCTCAGCCCCTTTAATTTTGGAGATGATTTATGGCTACGGGTCTTTATTTATATGGAATATTTGCCGATCAGATTCCTGACGAAATGGTTTGGGAAGGGATTGATCATGAACTCGTTCACAGTGAAGTCATTGAAGGATTTAGTTTTCTCTACTCTGTTGTTCATAAAGAGAAATATTTGGCTTCCCGTCGCTATCTAATTTGTCATGAAAAAGTCCTAGAAAACGTAATGGAAGCAGGGTTCCGTACTTTGCTACCATTGCGTTTTGGATTGGTTGTTAAAACCTGGGAAACGGTGATAGAACAATTGATTATCCCTTATCAGAATCAACTCAAAGATTTATTTACCAAATTGTCAGGAAAACGAGAAGTTAGCATTAAGATTTTTTGGGATAGCTCCTCTGAATTAAAAAGAATTCTGGAGTGCGATCAGGAGTTAAAAAAACAACGGGATGATATGCTCGGCAAAACGTTAACGATGGAAGAAATTATCTATATTGGTCAAAGGATTGAAAACAGCTTATACCAATGTAAACAAGAAATTGTTCAGGTCTTTCGAGATCAATTAAATCATTAGACATCTCCAAAATAGAAAAAAGGAGGGGTAAAAAGATGATAAAATTAAATTTTACCCCGGATTAGAGATGAGTAAATTAAGAGACTATCTGGACAAGAATCCCCAGCAAGCAAAAAGGCTATTAGGGATGGAATATGAACAGATGATAGAACTCATTCAAGCTGCGGAGTTATTAGAAGAAGAAAAACGACAGGAAAAAGAAAAAACTAAAATCAGGTTGATTAAAGCAGGTGGGGGTCGTCGGCAGAAATTATCTGTGGAGGAACAAATCTTACTGACTCTAATTTATCTGCATCAAATGCCGACATTTCAAATGTTAGGGTTACAGTTTGAAGTCAGTGAATCAACAGCGAATGATATTTTCCATAACTGGATAAAAATCTTGAGAGAATTACTACCAGCGAGTTTGCTAGAGCAAGTAAAAAAAAACGAGAGTGATTGGGAGTGGGTAGAAAAAATTCTGGTGGAATTTGAGTTAGTAGTAGATAGCTATGAACAGCCCAGGGAAAGACCAACAGACAATGAAGAGCAGAAAAAATATTACTCAGGAAAGAAAAAGACACATACCTTTAAAAATCAAGTCATTGTCATGCCAAATGGAAAAGAAATAGTGGATGTAGCTGTGGGTTATACCGGAGCAACAAGTGATCTGAAATTGTGGAGAGAAAGAAGCCAGGAATTGGGGAATAATCAAAAATACAGAGGGGATAAAGCTTATGTAGGAGAAACAGCAATTAATACACCGTATAAGAAACCGAGGAATCAAGAGATGTCGGCGGAAAAGCGAGAAGAAAATCGGTTAAAAGCCCAACAAAGGATTGTAGTTGAACATTTAATAAGACTGATAAAAATTTATCGAGTTGCTTCAGAAAGATTTCGGTTAAAGAGGCAAAATTATGAAGCAGTAATCTTGACAGTATGTGGATTAATAAGATGGCGAATAGGAGCGATTGTATTACCATCTAAGAATTGCCCAGAATTCTTTTGAGAAATAATTGTATATCAGAGATAAAATTCATTAGTTATTATTAATGTGACTGAAAAAGCCTATGAATCCGTTACTTTTGGAGAAGCCGTCACAGGAGTGCTAGAGATTCCAAAAGTAGCGATAGAGGGCATTTGGAGATTTTCGGAGATGTCTATTGTGCTCAAGAGGTTGTAGAAAACGAGCCGATGATGGATGATATGATTTACAATACGGCTTATTTAATTCCTTGGGATCAAGAATCTGAATTTAGTCAGAAAGTTGAAGCGATCGATCAACAATTTGGCGATCGCTTGCGAATTCGCTACAACAATTTAACAGCACCTTATACCTTTGCTCAACTCATGTAAGGAGAGTATCAGTTATGTTTCTTGATCTTTTATGCTTTCCTGTTACCGGGCCCCTGAATGGCTTAATCTGGATCGGAGAGAAAATTGAAGAGCGTGCAAATACGGAATATGATGACACTGAAAATTTGCACAAATTATTATTATCATTACAACTAGCTTATGATATGGGCAACATTTCTGAGGAAGAATTTGAAATTCAGGAAGAAGAACTTTTATTAAAAATTCAAGCTTTAGAAGAAGAGTCTGTAGAGAACTAGCCTCAATGTTCTGATCGTCTTCATGAGTAGAAAAAGATAAAAATTATTGTTGAATTAAAATCCTAATCTTGCGTTTTCATAATC
This is a stretch of genomic DNA from Planktothrix tepida PCC 9214. It encodes these proteins:
- a CDS encoding gas vesicle protein K, with amino-acid sequence MALVCTPCDTADEILPTSETTHSKGGLAPLLLTVVELVRQLLEAQIIRRMEEGRILSEADLDRAAESLQKLQEQILHLCAIFEVDPKDLNINLGEFGTLLPSPGSYYPGEYSASPSILELVDRLLNTGVVVEGNVDLGLAKLDLIHLKLRLVLTSQPL
- the gvpN gene encoding gas vesicle protein GvpN; the encoded protein is MTVAEPQTRRSVLRVRPGQFVVTPSIHQITTRALRYLHSGFSIHLRGPAGTGKTTLAMHLANCLARPVMLIFGDDDFTSSDLIGSQSGYTHKKLMDNYIHSVLKVEDELKHNWVDSRLTMACREGFTLVYDEFNRSRPEVNNVLLSALEEKILTLPPTSNQPDYLQVHSQFRAIFTSNPEEYCGVHATQDALMDRLVTINMPEPDELTQTEILAQKTGIRREDALFIVNLVKTFRLKTTAEKTSGLRSCLMIAKVCAEHEIVATPNHADFRDICADVLLSRTNLPIDQSTTILWEILNENSTESLPVVEETDSPNASALPPDALKEHEQKIYHYLQQTHKASFHEIYKTLNLKQNQAEKAIRSLLQKKLLKQQDQFYILFE
- a CDS encoding gas vesicle protein GvpG, which encodes MFLDLLCFPVTGPLNGLIWIGEKIEERANTEYDDTENLHKLLLSLQLAYDMGNISEEEFEIQEEELLLKIQALEEESVEN
- a CDS encoding IS5/IS1182 family transposase, coding for MSKLRDYLDKNPQQAKRLLGMEYEQMIELIQAAELLEEEKRQEKEKTKIRLIKAGGGRRQKLSVEEQILLTLIYLHQMPTFQMLGLQFEVSESTANDIFHNWIKILRELLPASLLEQVKKNESDWEWVEKILVEFELVVDSYEQPRERPTDNEEQKKYYSGKKKTHTFKNQVIVMPNGKEIVDVAVGYTGATSDLKLWRERSQELGNNQKYRGDKAYVGETAINTPYKKPRNQEMSAEKREENRLKAQQRIVVEHLIRLIKIYRVASERFRLKRQNYEAVILTVCGLIRWRIGAIVLPSKNCPEFF
- the gvpA gene encoding gas vesicle structural protein GvpA encodes the protein MAVEKTNSSSSLAEVIDRILDKGIVIDAWARVSLVGIELLAIEARVVIASVETYLKYAEAVGLTQSAAVPA
- a CDS encoding gas vesicle protein, translating into MTSSTFAPPIKSHSNSSITTATQGSSLADILERVLDKGIVIAGDISVAIASTELLHIRIRLLIASVDKAREIGINWWESDPYLNSQSQALLTENKELSQRLQSLEAELKALKSLTQSSAIESHDTSPNDEEHSEKPNNSLLKSKQVRG
- a CDS encoding GvpL/GvpF family gas vesicle protein, with the protein product MEIFGDVYCAQEVVENEPMMDDMIYNTAYLIPWDQESEFSQKVEAIDQQFGDRLRIRYNNLTAPYTFAQLM
- the gvpC gene encoding gas vesicle protein GvpC, whose amino-acid sequence is MTALMEKFRQERLSIAEEVAELCQETQAFLSATQVKRQQQAEEQAISLSQFHKKLKQENRVFLTAIHKERLSQAKKQAISLSQFHKKLKQENRVFLTAIQKERLAQAKQQKQDLRQFRKELSIYVFGK
- a CDS encoding GvpL/GvpF family gas vesicle protein, encoding MATGLYLYGIFADQIPDEMVWEGIDHELVHSEVIEGFSFLYSVVHKEKYLASRRYLICHEKVLENVMEAGFRTLLPLRFGLVVKTWETVIEQLIIPYQNQLKDLFTKLSGKREVSIKIFWDSSSELKRILECDQELKKQRDDMLGKTLTMEEIIYIGQRIENSLYQCKQEIVQVFRDQLNH